ttaccagTTAAAAACCTTAAGtgtctatttatttacaaaacgagttacttatatacatatttaccatGACGTCATCAGGGGTGGGCTCATATTCCTCATCGTCTTCATCTTCGGGGAGTTCTTGTGCTATCAATGCCTTCACTTCCGGTCTCGTCTTCACCGGTATATGATTGATCGGTGTCAATTCCAAGTTCCATGGTGCCTTACTTCGGGATACCTTCATCAATTCCCTAATCGATAGATgttgattttaataacaaatcttatttatttttattacataaaaacaaccaataacactttaatattaggctattattttctttatataatttttaatttgaataaactcATACTGAACAttgataatgattatatattttgtcatttaCACCCATTATGAAGATTaacaaacagataaaaataaaactaatgggTTTTGGTTATATGCAAATAGCAAAATTAACTTCAAAAGGGCTATTTTAAATCACAGACAGAcactgtaattttatttgtagataTAGATTAGTTTTAGAGTTTACTCCTCCACCAATGTGTGTTGATGGGCACATCTGGTAAAATCATTGTGAAATTTAACAgaggcaggtttcctcactatgttttccttcactgtcaAGCCACaagataaatcataaaaaattagGCACAGTAAAAGTCAGTTGTACTTACTCAATTTTCGGTTGACATGTTTGAGCCACTCGGTTCTTGACATGAATGTATCAATAAGTAAACTCatgaatgaaacaaaataagtgATCTAAGTAAAAAGAcagaatttacaaaaattaattaaatactaacttAGCTTTTGATCTAGTAATCTTGGGTCGGAGACTTTCTTCCGTCCCCgaatcttcttcttcttctcgCAGCTTAACAAGGGCCAGTACATGGTCATTAGTCACTACTTTCtgcataaaaattaataatatattttataacagccaaattttatacaaaataaaattatacaaatgtgtTTCTCTGTCggaagctgaatggtacacctTTTTGGGATATAATTGCAGTCATTGTTTCTTAAATCTTTTTCATGTAGTTTAGGAAATGTAAGCATTGTCTATTCTTTTGTCAGGTGTGTATATATTACATCTTATTCAATAGTAAAATGTATctcaaatatacattttgttattgttcAAATGAATATATCAATAGCTTAAATATTGAAGCTATCtggtaatatacattttttatttgactcaacatattattaatgaaattgaaacCCATTCTAATTACTATAgaattaataatgatgatggCATTTGTATAGTAGtaactttttcaaaaataaactgatattctaaagttttttaatttaaagatcaCTTTAACATCACAGCAGGATATagactatattttattagtagataTCCCCTAATATGGTGAAATATAAAGCACTAATTTTTAAGAACAAAAATTAACTAGCATTGGctagttttgaatatttttatttacttgttttttcaaaacagttacaacttatatattataattcataatttaaaatgtatttatttgaaatatttgttgaaaaatGCTGTGAAAaatgatgttatttatatattaataagttttatttttgtgtatgaCAGAgagaatgtaatataattttgaaaaataaattgtccaTCATTAAAGCCTGTACGATGGTGCTACTGATAGTAgtgtacttattttatttaagtaaataacataatttatttcattgtttatacAAACCTTTAAAATTTTCCTAACACTCTCatcatctaaattatttttaattgctgaaGCGTGGACATTGCTCTCAAATTCAAGAGTGTTTTCTGGTAATACATCATCACCATCAGTGCTCGTATCACTATCGAGTCTTaaaatgatagaaaaaaatcttaagtatTGTATTAAAACGCCATAtagaaagtaaaataatattgtttccaAGCAATATAGTAATACAAagtaatgaatttataaaaccactatgttttattatttgactatcaagttgtaaaataacattttaataataaaaaaaataattaaaacctcTTTCGTTTTTTTCCGCGAAATTTTGACTTGTTCTTTGCAATGTTTGTTTCGCTTTCATTAGATTCTTTACTTTCAACGTTATCcattattaagactaaatttcatttttatttataaataatagttgtttttttattcaaacacaacaaattatgtttaatcAATGAAAACTTTCAAATATTACGGAAGAACAATCAAATCTGACATTCTCTTTTCGGTCAATTGACAAATTGAAATAACTGTCCCACAGGAAATAGATAATAGAATCACATTTTTCAAAAGATAGACTAACAACTGTCAGTCTGACAAGTTATATTACAAAGAGTAGTCAAGTCAtagataatattacaattttgttaattCAACAAGGCGAATGCAATCTGCCCTgagacaaatattattatatttatttacttaattattcatacactatcttatttatatataattgtatctcAGTTAAAAAGGGTTTGATAGAtaatacgttaaaataaaaatattattggacaattaatttactttaagttCATGTCCATACAAATAAGATACAATTcgcatataaataatgtaaatgaacATTCTATTTGTACCGAGCTTGTATATTGGATATATTAAAAAGCTTTTTGAAAGCATACGattaaatacaacaatttatttaatcgtaCATTTAAAATACTGGATTGGAAAATCATGTTAACATTGACTCCTTCGATTTGTCGACGATATCGTCATCTTATAGGACAACTTACCGAAATTCTATTTCTCTAAGCGCGTATACTCAGCGTGTTGGTCTCGGTTGAAGTTGAACTTACAAAAGACCAGAGTAATGTTCAATAGGCATGTCGTGCCGTGATCGATATGTACGTCGAAAGGAACTCTCTCGATGTTGTGGTAGAATATACCTTGGTCAAGTCACATTCACTCGATAGGACCAACTTCAAGAAGCCGATCGAAGAATTTGCTTGGGATTTGACAAATTCCGTCGAGTCCTTATAGTCTAAGATCTCGGTGCAGAATCAGTGTACCTATCGTGTGTTGGctaaaaaccaaatttttacacatatttatgattaggAGAATTTATCTCTACCAGGTTGCCTATTTATGCGGAACCAGGATCTTCGGCGCACTTTGGGAGAGGCTTATGTCCAACAGTGGATTGTGATTGGCTGATGATGATTAAATTTTGCTGTGTCTACTATAAGCTATGAAAACTTCAATCTGATAACTATTAAGTTGATATaaagtattacaatattttcacACTTTCGTGAGAAATGTTGCAGCAGAAACttgttccaaaaatatataaaaaaaaatactgtttctcttattctaaataaatttatcttattataaaacatgCAAGATCattcacatttttatttgaaataaaactagaataagggattataaaacaatttatgttcTGAGGAGGCAAATTACATTGTCTAATGAAAATTGTGAtggttaaaataattactattaattatcttttacagggtgttttttatttgaattcattattatttaatttattattgcatttcaaaactaaacaaatattacacaattttaAGAGCCTTTTCATGAAACTCAGCAAGCAAATTCTTCATATCTTCAAACCCTGATATCTCCTGAGCTTGTTCTAAAGGAAGCCATTTGAAATCCTGGTGCTCATTAGACAGAATCACATTCTGATCAGGGTCTTTTACTTGGGCTAACCAATACACAACGGCTTTTGGTTTACCTTTGACTTGATAATTTAAGGTTTTCGAAATGTCTTTGTATATCTGCAAAAATTACAACAATGAAGTAAAAACATGAAAGGTTTTACTGattcaatataatgttatttgctTGTTACATGCTAtacatattttactataaaaaataagaagttaatttgtgtttattgttttttacttttaaatatacttctcctcgaagggagaggaggccttagcccagcagtgggaaatttacaggatgttaatgtaatgaaaatgtaatacttTTCTATCCTTTTTATGCAAATTATGTTCCACTACTATACCTCCAATTCATTTTCTGATAGGCCTGCCTCTTCTTTGGTCTCCCGTAATGCAGTAATCCAGTCAGATTCTCCAGGATCAACATGGCCTTAACATTTTAGAGTTCACAAAATGATTCAAAAACTcccattatgaatattaattaatatatattaataaataatatttatttattacatataaaaggaaatttaagtaccttcatattaaataatgctaaatcacaatgaaaaaaatatttgcctgCTATGTCaggattttatttttgctttattattcaataaagatttgTAAAAAATCTATTACTACAAATAGTTGTTGTAGTATTGTTCAAATATCAGAAATATAATACCTTTTGGAGGAGTCCAGTGATGTTCTCCATATGAAGTTTgaagtaaaagaaaatttattatttgattactttttttatatattactaaaccGGCTGCTCTCGTTGGTGACATGTTTAACTTACTGTTGTTCTAGAAATAAAAGtacttatttcaattataattacttttataaaatattaactcacAAAAAATCGACTTATGTGTTAAATATGTTGCAAAAGTAATACTTTCAACTcagtaataaatagttattttcttactcttattattatttggaatataagatatttatactACATAGTACAtacaattaagttattataatttaattatacgtttAGTTCTGACATTGTTATTGTCACATTCTTGATCTTGCAAAtactatttgtatttacataatgaTAATGACTTTTTCAaaacgacttttaattttaactatccattttttaaatacattttattataaatacatacatatatattttaattaaaagattatttttattgttacatatttatatgcatTTCTTTTTCAccacatttttaatctgtgatttGTTCAAACAATATTTGTGaagtatgttttaaaacataataaaatttacaaatattttatcctaattaaaattaaaaataataataagggattttatattagtagctacgttcaattattatttttttatttcaaaaaaagttttcatttgtACTCAAGTTTGAACGTTTTTTCTgcgatcattaaaaaaaaaaacatttcaaactgCAACGGCGAAGTGACAACAACTGTTGgaacaattattttcaaatcattAGTTCGCTAACCGAAttgtattatagtatttataatttatgctttattttattatgatattatcaatagcatcaatataaataattactgtgTTCTTGTAATAAAGTGGTTCATTTAAAAGAGTTTACAATGTTACGAAAATGGAAAATATTACTTG
The window above is part of the Vanessa tameamea isolate UH-Manoa-2023 chromosome 18, ilVanTame1 primary haplotype, whole genome shotgun sequence genome. Proteins encoded here:
- the Datp gene encoding bis(5'-nucleosyl)-tetraphosphatase [asymmetrical], which produces MSPTRAAGLVIYKKSNQIINFLLLQTSYGEHHWTPPKGHVDPGESDWITALRETKEEAGLSENELEIYKDISKTLNYQVKGKPKAVVYWLAQVKDPDQNVILSNEHQDFKWLPLEQAQEISGFEDMKNLLAEFHEKALKIV